A region of [Bacteroides] pectinophilus DNA encodes the following proteins:
- a CDS encoding patatin family protein, with protein MKTGIVFEGGAFRTIFSCGVMDAFLANNIMPDYMIGVSAGAAYGVSYASGQAKRNYDIIMQFCHDKRYMGAGNLINPSNKSYYGLKFAYDTIPNELVPFDYEAFDRYNSHGEFIAVVTNVLTGRPEYMHVSAHDPQNTVLQATCALPLLFPFIYINDTPYLDGGLSDSIPFEKAFADGCDRVVVVLTREDGYRKQTGRSTRAVAHAYMKYPELAKDLMKRARRYNSCLDRLAEYEKDGRVIVIRPDSTKGFSRLEKDLSKIDALYNDGFKKGMDIAGTVKSFYGTGAES; from the coding sequence TTGAAAACCGGAATAGTATTTGAGGGTGGTGCTTTCAGAACAATATTTTCATGCGGCGTAATGGATGCATTCCTTGCCAATAATATAATGCCTGACTACATGATCGGAGTATCCGCCGGAGCAGCTTATGGTGTTTCATATGCATCAGGACAGGCGAAGCGTAACTATGACATTATTATGCAGTTCTGCCATGACAAGCGTTACATGGGTGCCGGCAATCTTATCAATCCGTCTAACAAAAGTTATTATGGTCTCAAATTTGCCTATGATACAATTCCAAATGAGCTTGTTCCTTTTGATTATGAAGCATTTGACAGATATAACAGCCATGGAGAGTTCATTGCCGTTGTGACTAATGTTCTCACAGGACGTCCCGAATATATGCATGTTAGTGCACATGATCCGCAGAACACAGTCCTTCAGGCAACCTGTGCGCTTCCACTGCTTTTTCCTTTCATTTACATTAATGACACGCCATATCTTGACGGAGGCTTAAGCGACTCAATTCCTTTTGAAAAAGCATTTGCAGACGGATGTGACAGAGTTGTTGTTGTGCTCACAAGAGAGGATGGCTACCGCAAGCAGACAGGGCGTTCAACCAGAGCCGTTGCACATGCATACATGAAATATCCGGAGCTTGCAAAGGACCTTATGAAACGTGCCAGAAGATATAACAGCTGTCTCGACAGGCTTGCAGAATATGAAAAAGACGGACGTGTCATCGTAATACGTCCTGACAGTACCAAAGGCTTCAGCCGTCTTGAAAAAGACCTGTCCAAGATTGATGCCCTCTATAATGACGGATTCAAAAAAGGCATGGACATTGCCGGCACCGTAAAGTCATTCTATGGCACCGGTGCTGAATCTTAA